One Sporosarcina sp. FSL W8-0480 genomic window, GATGGCTGCTCATGCATTAGGCGCCGAAGGCATCGAGATGGGTACGCGTTTCATCGCAACAAAAGAATGTGTTCATGCCTCGTCTGCATATAAAAATGCATTACTCCAAGTCGAAGAAACAGGTACAGTTGTCATTAAGCGGACATTAGGCGCACCTGCACGTGCCCTTGCTGGTACTTGGACTGATAAGATTCTTCGCATGGAAGCAGACAATGCGGATTATGATAAGTTGAAGGATTATATTAGCGGTGAGGCAAATTGCCGATTCATCCACCAAGGAGATGAACAGCAAGGTTTCGGTTGGGCCGGACAAGTTGCTGGAATGATTGAAGATATTCCTACGGTTGCGGAATTGTTCGGTCGTATGGTGCGGCAAGCTGAAAAAATACGTGAAAATTGGGCGTGAAGAAAGGTGCGGAAGAAGATTGGATTATAATTACCCTCTTAGTCATCATTGGACGACAGATGAAATAATTGATGTAGTAAATTTCTTTCAAGCCGTTGAGATGGCATACGAAAAAGAAATAAAGAGAGAGAATTTCATGGCCGCTTATAGGGCTTTCAAGAAAGTTGTACCTTCAATGGCGGAAGAAAAAACGATTTTCAAGGAATTTGAAGACGTCAGCGGATTCAATAGCTACAAAATCGCCAAAGCGGCAAAAGAAGGCAATGACGGTGAAATCATCAAGGGGTAACAGATTGTAATTTTAAAAATTCAATTGAAAATTCACTTATACAATCAAGAAAAGGGATGCATACTACATGCATCCCTTACTTTTATCCGATGATACAATCGTACACCGGATAAAGGTCATTGATCGTTTTTTCCACACATGACAAAAATTCTGATTCAGAAAGGGTGGTAGCTTCCTCCATAGACAAATGCTTACCGATTACAAGCTCGGCTTTTTTTACCGTTTTCAATCTTTCCAATAAACTTTCGATACCTTCAATCCCGATTTCCTTTATGTATTCCGCCTCGGGTTTCATATGGTCACCCGATATAACAAAGTCTTCAGGTAAAGATAAAAGCACCTTACTGTTTTTACTAAGCCTTTCAGCAATCCCTTTCTTATCAGGATTTTCATAAATCACCGCTAAAATGATAAATAAATGGGTTCCCCATAATCCGACCAGGAAATGTGGTAAAGCTTTATATCCACGTTTTGCTGGAGCGAACGCCACCCAACTATCTTTCGGTGGATTGACTGTTCTTCGTGCATGTCTCGCAATATGCGGGTAAAATTCGCCTGTTCCGTATGAAGATAAAAAAGTAGCAATATGTTCACCAATTACTCCGAACTTCGGTTGAATTCTATTTTGTAGCGCGCTCATTCTGTTATCTAATCCATCAATTGAAAAAACTGTAAAGTCGTCTTTTGTCCAAAACACATGTGTCAATTTTAACTCCTCCATTTCATTCTCCACGTTTATCGTAACAGAAAACGGGGAACAATCTTATACAAGAAGGCTTATAACTAACAAAAGCAAAATGGCCAGCATAAGTTAGAAGTAAGTAAATGCTCGTAAGTAAATGACTAAAAAAGGGGTGTAACGAAATGAAACAAGTCGTCCATATTATTCGAAAAGCTGAGATTGAAAAGGAATACGTGAAATTGCTACATCTTGAATTGGATTATGAATTAGCTACATTATACGATGCCATGCAAGAGCAAGATAGCAAGCAGGCTGAAAAAAGCAAAGTTAGACTCACTGAAATCCATAGTGAGCTGGAGACATTCAATGCTTTTGCGTAATAGAAATCCATCGAACCGAATTAGGCGCCTTCACTGAAAACCCTTTAGGGTACATAACAGTGCGGGGCGCCTTTTTGTATACAGATTATGTTATAATTGGATAATAAGTGTGTAGATGGGGTGTAATGATGAACTGGGGAACAATTGACCGATATGCCAAATCCCTAATTAAAGAAGCGGGCCATAAAATAAGAGTATCCTTTTATAAGACAATTGATGTCGAGTCGAAAGCCGAAGCAAATGATTTAGTGACCAATATCGACCGTGACATTGAACAATTTTTCATCCGTAAGATTAGAGAAGACTTTCCTGATCACCGTATTTTTGGGGAGGAGGGCTTCGGTGATGAGATCAAGTCACTTGAAGGCGTAATTTGGATGCTTGATCCGATAGATGGAACGATGAATTTCATCCACCAAAAGAGGAACTTTGCCGTTTCACTAGGTATTTATTTTGACGGTATTGGAATGCTTGGGTATATATATGATGTCATGAATGATGATTTTTACCATGCCGTTAAAGGTGAGGGTGCATATTTTAACGATGAAAGACTCCCGATGCTCGAAAATACTCCGATTGAAGAAGCTGTTATTGGAGTTAATGCTAGCTGGGTTGCGCCAAATCGAAGAATTGAGCATATGCCTATTGTCGAAATGGTACGTAGATGCCGTGGAACCAGGTCGTATGGGTCTGCTGCCATTGAACTTGCTTACGTCTCATCAGGTCGTATCGATGCCTATATGTCCCTACGATTAGCGCCTTGGGATATTGCGGGAGGAATGGTCATTGCACAGGAGGTCGGGGCGATAGCAACCAATATGAAGGGAGATATTCCGCATCTGTTAGGGCAGGATACGTTCATCGTTGCAAAACCTGGATTGCATGATGAGATTTTGAGAAACCATATTGTCCTTAAATAATTGGTCTAAAAATAAAAAGGGGGACCGCTGAAAAAACAGCTGTCCCTTTTCATGATTATAATAAACCTTGTTCCCGCATTTTCTTCTTCGTCTTGAAACCATTACCCATGACGTAAATGAGTGCAAGAATAGCAATGATAACAACGGGGATACTACGCATGCCTATGCCTATACCAATACCACACATGGCAGCTATTGCAGCAAAAGAATAAAGGACGAAAACCCATTTAATATTCTTCAAAATGATACATCTCCCGAATAAAATGTTTTTTAATATTGTTCCTATGTGCTATAATATCACAGTTATACATCTGATAAAAGATAACGGAGTGAAAACATGACAAATAAACGTAATGATTTACGGAATATAGCAATTATCGCCCACGTTGACCACGGTAAAACGACACTTGTCGATCAGCTATTGAAGCAATCCGGTATTTTCCGTTCCAATGAACATGTGGAAGATCGTGCGATGGACTCAAATGACCTTGAACGTGAACGTGGCATTACTATCCTTGCCAAAAATACTGGTATCGAATATAAAGACACGAAAATTAATATTCTCGATACCCCGGGACACGCGGATTTTGGTGGGGAAGTTGAACGGATTTTGAGAATGGTAGACGGCGTCGTGCTCGTTGTCGACTCCTTTGAAGGATGTATGCCGCAAACCCGGTTCGTGTTGAAAAAAGCTTTGGAAACAAATTTGAAACCGATTGTTGTTGTAAATAAAATTGACAGAGATTTTGCGCGTCCTGAAGAAGTAGTCGACGAAGTACTTGAATTATTCATCGAATTGGATGCGAACGATGAACAGCTTGAGTTCCCTGTAGTATATGCATCAGGTTTTAATGGAACAGCAAGTTTGTCACCGAACCCAGAAGATCAGGAAGATACATTGGAAGTGTTGTACGACGCGATTCTTGAACACATTCCTGCTCCTGTTGACAATCGCGAGGAACCTTTACAGTTCCAAGTTTCATTACTCGATTATAATGACTATGTAGGACGTATCGGTATCGGACGTGTATTCAGAGGAACTATGGAAGTTGGACAACAAGTAACTGTCATTAAGCGTGACGGATCGAAAAAGAACTTCCGTGTGACAAAAATGTATGGTTTCCTTGGATTGAAAAGAATTGAAATCCAAAAAGCATTTGCTGGAGATCTAATCGCTGTATCGGGGATGGAGGACATTGACGTAGGTGAAACAGTTTGTCCGGTTGATCATTTAGAAGCATTGCCTGCGCTTTATATAGATGAACCTACACTCCAAATGACATTCCTTGTGAACAATAGTCCATTTGCAGGGAAAGAAGGTAAATGGGTAACAGCAAGAAAGATTGAGGAAAGATTAGAACAACAATTACAAACGGATGTCTCTCTACGTGTAGACCCTACAGATTCACCGGATGCATGGGTTGTTTCAGGACGTGGGGAACTACATCTTTCTATTCTAATAGAAAATATGCGTCGTGAAGGGTTCGAACTCCAAGTATCAAAGCCGGAAGTAATCATTCGTTCGATTGATGGAGTCCGTTCTGAACCTGTTGAACGTGTACAAATTGACATCCCCGAAGAATATACCGGCGCTATTATCGAATCCATCGGAGAACGCAAGGGTGAGATGCTCGATATGATTAACAACGGTAGTGGACAAGTTCGTCTTATATTCCTTGTACCAGCAAGGGGATTGATCGGATATTCTACTGAATTCCTTTCACTCACAAGAGGGTACGGAATCATCAATCATACATTCGATTCTTACAAACCGGTTGCACAAGGTCGTGTTGGTGGACGACGTCATGGCGTGCTTGTATCTATGGAGACTGGAACAGTGACTGGATATGGTATAATGCAATTGGAAGATCGGGGAATTATGTTTGTGGACGCTGGTACTGAAATTTATGCTGGAATGGTTGTCGGTGAAAACAACCGTGACAATGACTTGACGATTAACCTAACAAAAATCAAGCATGCTACAAACGTACGATCCGCTACTAAAGATCAAACTGTAACAACTAAGAAACCACGGATTATGTCACTTGAGGAAGCGTTACAATATGTAGGTGATGATGAGTATTGTGAAGTTACACCTCAATCGATTCGCTTACGTAAAAAGATTCTAGATAAAAACGAACGTGAACGAGCACAAAAGAAGAAAAAACTTGGTGAATAAATCGAGTTGATGGAAAGGGATGAATGAAGTTGAAGGATTCGGAAGTAATCGAACGTATGTCGGGGATATCACGCTTTATATACGAGATGATGCCTTCGGTCAATTCGGCTGGTTATGTGTTATTAGCCCTCGTGTTCCTCTTATCGGCACTTGTTTATAAGCTTGGTTTTGCAAGGAAAATTAAACCATGGCAAAATCTCGTAATATACGCATT contains:
- a CDS encoding UPF0223 family protein, producing MDYNYPLSHHWTTDEIIDVVNFFQAVEMAYEKEIKRENFMAAYRAFKKVVPSMAEEKTIFKEFEDVSGFNSYKIAKAAKEGNDGEIIKG
- a CDS encoding DUF1054 domain-containing protein; this translates as MEELKLTHVFWTKDDFTVFSIDGLDNRMSALQNRIQPKFGVIGEHIATFLSSYGTGEFYPHIARHARRTVNPPKDSWVAFAPAKRGYKALPHFLVGLWGTHLFIILAVIYENPDKKGIAERLSKNSKVLLSLPEDFVISGDHMKPEAEYIKEIGIEGIESLLERLKTVKKAELVIGKHLSMEEATTLSESEFLSCVEKTINDLYPVYDCIIG
- a CDS encoding inositol monophosphatase family protein; this encodes MNWGTIDRYAKSLIKEAGHKIRVSFYKTIDVESKAEANDLVTNIDRDIEQFFIRKIREDFPDHRIFGEEGFGDEIKSLEGVIWMLDPIDGTMNFIHQKRNFAVSLGIYFDGIGMLGYIYDVMNDDFYHAVKGEGAYFNDERLPMLENTPIEEAVIGVNASWVAPNRRIEHMPIVEMVRRCRGTRSYGSAAIELAYVSSGRIDAYMSLRLAPWDIAGGMVIAQEVGAIATNMKGDIPHLLGQDTFIVAKPGLHDEILRNHIVLK
- a CDS encoding YlaF family protein gives rise to the protein MKNIKWVFVLYSFAAIAAMCGIGIGIGMRSIPVVIIAILALIYVMGNGFKTKKKMREQGLL
- the typA gene encoding translational GTPase TypA — its product is MTNKRNDLRNIAIIAHVDHGKTTLVDQLLKQSGIFRSNEHVEDRAMDSNDLERERGITILAKNTGIEYKDTKINILDTPGHADFGGEVERILRMVDGVVLVVDSFEGCMPQTRFVLKKALETNLKPIVVVNKIDRDFARPEEVVDEVLELFIELDANDEQLEFPVVYASGFNGTASLSPNPEDQEDTLEVLYDAILEHIPAPVDNREEPLQFQVSLLDYNDYVGRIGIGRVFRGTMEVGQQVTVIKRDGSKKNFRVTKMYGFLGLKRIEIQKAFAGDLIAVSGMEDIDVGETVCPVDHLEALPALYIDEPTLQMTFLVNNSPFAGKEGKWVTARKIEERLEQQLQTDVSLRVDPTDSPDAWVVSGRGELHLSILIENMRREGFELQVSKPEVIIRSIDGVRSEPVERVQIDIPEEYTGAIIESIGERKGEMLDMINNGSGQVRLIFLVPARGLIGYSTEFLSLTRGYGIINHTFDSYKPVAQGRVGGRRHGVLVSMETGTVTGYGIMQLEDRGIMFVDAGTEIYAGMVVGENNRDNDLTINLTKIKHATNVRSATKDQTVTTKKPRIMSLEEALQYVGDDEYCEVTPQSIRLRKKILDKNERERAQKKKKLGE
- a CDS encoding YlaH-like family protein is translated as MKLKDSEVIERMSGISRFIYEMMPSVNSAGYVLLALVFLLSALVYKLGFARKIKPWQNLVIYAFLFLGCLVLTFLAFFLPIAEGLIVAALILIIYRIRRMNEHKENSTV